The Bacteroidales bacterium genome segment TCAGTTACAAACCATTGATCTTCCGGCCACATCTGTTAAAGAATTCTCCGAGCTGAATAAATCGGTGAAAAAATTATTAGACAATAATATCCGTGTGTATAATGAGCAGAAAAATTTCATTGAAAACGCTTCTCATGAAATGCAAACACCTTTGGCCATTGTGATCGGAAAGTTGGAATTATTAATGGATGAACCACTCAGTCGTGAACAGATGGAGGAGATCAGCCATGTGTTAAATATCCTGAACAGAATGAAACGACTGAACAAGCAATTATTATTACTGTCCAAAATAAGGAACAATCAATTTCCCGAGGGTAGTGAAATACACTTTACAGATGTTTTTGATAACGTCATTGATGAATTCCAGGAATTGATCGAACACAAGGGATTAACCCTGAATATCCGCAAGGAAGGCGACCCAGTATCGATCATGAACGAAGACCTGGCTTATATCATGATCACCAATCTGGTAAAAAACGCCATTGCCCATAATATTAGAAATGGAAACATCGACATATGCATCAAAGATGATCAGATGGTAATTTCCAATACCGGAAAGAAGATCGACAGCAATGTAGATATTTTTGAACGATATAATACCGGTGATCATCTTCCCGGATCTTCCGGAATAGGGCTTTCGATTGTAAAATCAATTGCCGACCTATACCATTTCGAAATTTCGCATAAATATAATAATCAACACATTACGACTTTAACTATAAAATAATTCATTTTTTAAGATTTTCCCAATTCTTTTCAGAATCATTTCTGACTTTTGTATTATGAATTTAATAAAATATTTTTCAATAAAATCAAAAGTCATGAAAAAGTTAATTGGATTAAGTTTAGTTGTCTTTTTATCATTTCAGCTAAATGCACAGACTATCACAAAAAATTACAGTAACGAAGAGATCGGGAAAATGATCACTGATTTCCAAAATGCCCACTCAAGAAATACCACACCGAGTGCTGAAATACTCCAGAAATTCCGGACAGATTTTCCTAACGCAAGGGATATAGAATGGGAAGTAGGTGGTGATACCTATGAAGTAGAATTCGATGTTAAATATACGGATTACAAAGCTTATTATGATAATAAGGGAAATCTGTTGATGTATACATATGACCTTTCGCCGCGACAATTACCGTCTATCGTGAAAAATGCCGTAATGGCCAAATATCACAAATATAAAATCGAAGATGTTAATATCATATATCAGGGAACTGAAGTGTTTTACAAGGTAGAAATAGAACATAATGAAATGCCTGATATGAAACTTATTGTCAAAGAAGACGGTAGCCTGGTAAAAGAATGGAATGACTAATTTATAAAAATTTAAAAAAATGAAAACAAATCTTTTAATTTTTGCACTGGTGGTGAGTGGTTTTGCATTCTCATCCTGTGATAAGGATGATGATAAGGTAATATCAAAAAGCGACTTACCGGAAACCGCACAGGCTTTTCTCAATACCTATTTTGCAGGTATTACCGAAACAAGGGTTGAAAAAGACAACGACAACTATGATGTTTACCTTTCCAATGGAATGGAAGTTGAATTCGATCTGAATGGAAACTGGAATGATATCGATGGAAACAGAAATCCTCTTCCGGCAACTATTTTGGATCAACTCCCGGTAACTATCTCCGAGTATCTGACCCTGAATCATGAAAATGCCTCCGTTTTCAGTATCGATAAAGAACCATACGGATATGAAGTGGATATGTCCAACGGTTGGGATGTGAAATTTAATTTTGAAGGAAAATTTTTATCACAAACGATAGATTAACCGACATTATATCTAGAAACAAAGAGGGTTGCTTCCGGAAAGGAAGCAACCCTCTTTGTTTGAGAAGAATGATAACTTGAAAAAAGTGTTTATTTTTGTACGGCTTAATCGCTAATTCCAATGCTTAATTCTTTCCTATGATGCAACGAATCACTTTTTTCATGTTTCTTATTATGATATTTCCTCTGTCTTATTCGCAAGAGATGAATGAGATGTGGGGTGAACAGATTTCCGGTTTGAATGTACAGGATGCAGGTCGAGGCCAACTGTTCCGCGATGGTAATTATGCCATGTTTATTCACTGGGGACTTTATTCTCAGATCGCTAACGAATGGAAAGGAAAGACTTATTATGGTATCGGGGAATGGATCATGAATAAAAATATGGCCAATATCCCGGTGAAAGAATACATGGAAGTGGCTAAAGATTTCAACCCGGTAAAATTCGATGCTGAAGGAATTGTACAGTTAGCCAAGGATGCTGGTATGAAATACATCATCATTACCAGTAAACATCACGATGGCTTCTCTATGTACCATTCAAAGGTAAATATGTTCAATATAGTAGATGCTACGCCTTTTGCCCGGGATCCTATGAAAGAATTGGCACAAGCATGTAAAAATGCAGGACTCGGATTCGGGTTTTATTATTCACATAACCAGGACTGGACAAATCCGGAGGGAACAATCATGCCGGAAGAAAGTGTTGATGATCCGGCTTCTTTTGAAAGTTATTTCAAATACAAATGCCTGCCTCAGGTAGAAGAGATCACCACGCAATACGGACGCATTGAACTGGTGTGGTTTGATACGCCGGGACGTATTTCACGTGAGAAAGTACAGCAACTGGTAGATATTGTCCGCAAAAATCAGCCACAGGCATACATTTCCGGAAGAGTGGGACATGGATTGGGTGATTACACAACTTTAGGCGATATGGAAGTACCAGTCAGGAACCACGATGGGATATGGGAAACCGTGGATGTGACCAATGACTCATGGGGATATGCCTGGTACGATCAGAACTGGAAAAATCCCAAAGAAATATTGATGCGCCTGATTTCAACTGTGGCCCGGGGTGGTACATACATGCTGAATATAGGTCCGAAACCGGATGGAAGCATTCCCGAGCAGGCAGCCTATTCGTTACGAAAATCCGGGGAATGGATACACCGTTACCCTCAGGTCGTATATGGTACGGATGCATCTCCATGGCAACATGCTTTACCCTGGGGAGATATAACCGTAAAAGACAAAAAACTTTTTTTATCCGTTTATGAATGGCCTGCTTCAGGAAAGATCTACCTGCCCGGACTACAAACAGATATTGTGTCAGTGGAGATACTTGCCGGAAAAAAACGTTCTAAACTAAAATTCAGTAAGGAACAGGGATGGACAATATTGGAATTACCATGCATTCCACCCGAAGAACTGGTCTCTGTGGTTGAATTAACTCTGAAAGATAAGGCAAAAGTTGAAACCACCCAGGCAATTGACCCGTACATGCCACTGATTTTGCCTGCTGATTTTGCTGAAACAAAGAATTGCCGGAAGAATAAAAAACAATGGATGGAAAAATTTGGTGAATGGAAACATGTCATGCAGATCGATCAATGGAAAGAGGGATCTGCTGCTATCTGGGAGATCAATTTTAAAGAAGCGGGTGATTATATGGTTGAATTAACCTATAGTGGAAAAGGTAAACTGGTATGGACCATTGAGAGTGAAACAGGGACAAAGATACAAAACCAGCAAAATTCATCAGCCATCTATCATACTTTTCCGTTTGGCTGGTTAAATATAGGAAAATCCGGTAAGCAAAAAATAACCGTTACCTTACAGGAGGGCGACAGAAATGCAGTAAGCCTAATGTCCCTCAAATTGAAAAAAGTGAATTGATCCCCTGGCAATAAAACCTTTCAGTATGATGCAACCCAATACCTGGTTTCTATTCTTTGGTTTTAATTACCATCGCACCATTCCGGGCTTTATCCCCATATTGTTTGATGGCTTCATCAGGAGCATAAGTAACTATACTACTGATATCGGATATATCAATACTTTTATTAGGATTCCATTTTTTTCCATTCAGTATAAAATTATAACCATTATCCTCAAATTTTTTGGCTAACATGATCGACATTTTATAATCCGGACTTCCTACCTTTGCAAGATATATTAAAGCATTTTCCATGTAATCAGGAAGTTGAAGATCTTTAAATAGTACTGGTTTTCCATTATACATGATCTCGTAATTATTTATTTTTTTCATTTCCGATTCTACTATCCCTGAATTTTCGTCGGTTGAAAAGTTGGTATTATATTCAAAATTAACTGTTTTACCAGTCTCCTCTGACCGGTATGTCCCAAATGTTCCATATTTTTTAGATGGGTCCTTGGATGAGGAAGTGACATTTACAGTTGAAGCATCACTTTTGACCGCCTTTTTTCGACAGTCCACAATCACCGGAAGTAGACGATCAATCATATTTCTATCATCTGTATTTAAGGCTATGTACTCCTTTTGAAAATGGCGTAATGACATTTCATTCCGCTTATTTTGATACACATTACCTACTGCATTCAACAACTGTGAATATTTCTCCGGGAGAACATTTTCATCACTTTCGATGATGATGTATTTAACAATCACTTCAAAATCCTCTCCTCCAATATTGATCCGGGCAATTTCATTGAAAAAATTCCTTTCTTTTTCGGCCACCAAAGCCGAAAGGATAAAAGCAGGCAATTCTTCCATAGAGGTACGTTTACCGTCCTTCAAAATATCTCCGGATTTATTCATGGCGATATACATACCTATGCTCTTATCCATTTTTCCACCATATGCAAGCTTATAAGCCCGGACAACGGAATTCCATGTTTCTTCATGGCCCAGGCTTTTGCTGATATCAACAGGAAGGGATTTACGAAGTTCTTCAAGAAACTTTTCTTCTGTCCAGTTCGTTTTTTCCTGCGTATTTTCTGTAACTTTGAACATTGAAATTTGTTCCAGTTCCCGTTTAATTTCGGGACGGGCAAAGGCTTGCAATAAGAGTGCAGCCAACGGAATAAAGAGCAAGGCTCTCCACCGGGCCCAGGTGCGGGTGTTTTGTTTGTTCATCATCTTGATCCGTTTTTTAATTTTACTTTGGGCAAAGCTGCTGGCCACAGAGTAACGGCTTGCGCCAGCAGCTTTTTCGATTAATAATAATTGGTATTGGGTTGCATTGATACCTTGTGATATTACGCTACGATCTGTTTCATATTCATGCAGGTTTTTTATTTCACGTTTTACTAACCATGTAAAAGGATTGAACCAGTGGATAATACATACGATACCTATCAGACACAGGTCTCCAAAATGTCCTTTACGAAGGTGGATCTCTTCATGGGCAATGATTTCTGTAGCAAACCGTTCGTAATCCATTTCCGATAGGACAATCCATCCTGCAAAAGAAAAGGAACTGACTTTCAGCGGAGAAACCAATACTCTCCGTCCCCTGTATAAAACGCGGTTGGCCGAAGAGATGATCCTTAAAACATGTACTATAGAGAATATAAAAAAAGAAAAAGAAATAACAGCCCCTATAATATATACCCATACATATATATTTGCAGAAAGTCCGGATGAGGATGCCCCCTGCTCTACTATCCCATGACTTTCTTCCGTTTGCATAACAGTATGTACTACTTCATTTGTGAGAAACAATTCTTCCAGTTGTTTAATAGGTAAATGCATCATAACTCCTTCACTGACCGGAATACGAATAAAAGGCATCGCCATGGACAACAGTATAATAGTGAGTAATATAAACCGGTTAAACCGGAAAAAAGTACCATGCTTCAGTAAAAGGACATACAAACCATAAAACAAGCTTAAACATATTGTCGACTGTATGACGTATAAAAAGAAAGTATTCATGATTTCTTCAATTTTGCGTAGAAAATATAATTGTTATCTCCCTCTGACACTGTATCTCTGAGTTGGGTCAGTTTCTGACGCATAATTTCAGTGATATTTTTGCCTGAAAGCACTTTTTCCAGGTCTTCCAATAAATCCCCTGGATCATAATTCCTTACATAATATCCGTTAGAAAAAGCATATGACGGCCCTCCTATTTCCAGATCACCGAAATAATCATTTTTTAGTTTGAAAAAACTACCTTTTAAAGTTGACTTTTCGACAAAGAAAAATGTATTATTCTGGGTATCCGTGAGATGATCATTAATGATTTTCAGTTCGGCCAAATTTCCCAAATAATGGTCCGGCAGTTCTACATAAGAATGAATAGGTATTTTAGGGGATTCAAAGTTCATGGTAAACCTGGGAATCAATTGGTTGGTTGCTGTATCATAATGATACAACGTATCCTGACGGGATTCATATGCAAATAAGTATACATCCATGGATGATGTGTTTTTACTGGTCATCACATCGTTGTTATAGCCGGTAAAGGCGCCCGATGCATCACGCGGATCAATGGCAAGATGCCCGGGAGCAATACTGCTGATGATTTCTCCCGACATTTTCTGGGTCCAGGCTACATATGGGCTCCCCATCCAGGGAATGGCAATCACAGAAATCATTGTTCCGGAAGGATCAACAAAAAGCTTTCCTTTAGATACATTCATTGGTAACCGGATCGGATCAAGGATTTTACCGGTTAAATCATACACCAGAATAGTTTGTGTTCCCCATGGGAAAATATAAATGCGGTTGTTCTTTTCATCCATTATCTCATCATTTGTCGTTCGATATTCGCCGGGACCTTTTCCATAAGAGCCTATCCGGGTAATAAACCGACCTTCCCTGGTAAACAGTTTATATGGATTATTCCCCGAACCTTTTACCAGAATATATTTTTCACCAATAATGACGGAATTGGTAGATACCAATGCATGTTCGCTGTTCTCTAACTTCACCATCTGCATTTCTTCCGTGAAATAACTTAACGGGAGTATCACCGTATCCTTTAATAGGGAGCGGTCGCAAACGACGATCTCATGTTTTCCGGATGTATAGACATCAGCCACTTTTTTAGTATTTTTCAGATCCTGGGAACATCCTGAACAGATCAATAATAAGCATATAATGACCGTATTTTTCATGGCATTTGATTTATCGCTTGGATTGACCAGCTCTTCTTTGACTGTGGCCTATTTGCTCACTTTTCCCTGTTTCCACTTCACGGATCAAAGCTTTTAGTTCATCGATAGACAACGCTTCCTCTTCAATCAATGTTGAAACAACCATTCTGTATGAATTATCAAAATACTTGGTAACTACATTCTTCAGAGTCGCCCTCTTATATTCCTCTTCCGTTACTGATGCGGCATATTGATAAGTATTGCCATATGCGGTGTAACTAAGGAACCCTTTTTCCTCCAGTCCTCTTACAACTGTTGATAATGTGTTGTAATGTGGCTTCGGATCCGCATAATATTCATGGATCTGCTTTACAAACAATGGTCCTTTTTCCCAGAAAAATGACATGATCTCTTCTTCTTTAGCCGTGAGACGTTTCATGATAAATGATAAATGATAAATAATGAATGATAAATAATGAATGATAAATAATGAATGATAAATAATGAATGATAAATAATATGCAAGTATAACTATTAATTTTAGTTTTCAAACTATATAATTTAGTTTTTTAACTATTTTTATTAGTTTTAAAAAACCAATAATTTTAACACGCTTATATAAAGTGATTTATTTATATTTTCTAAAATTGAACAACAGCTAAAAGATGTAATTTTACAGATGAAAACAATCTTTGAACATTTTAATCATGATGAATCATAAGTATTTCTTATTTTTGTTCTCTGAATCATTTTATATGTCAGGTATAAATAAAATCAAACAACCTATCGCAGAAGAGCTAAAAGCATTTGACCGTCAGTTCAAACAGTCTCTTAAAAGTGATGTCTTTTTACTGAATCTCATTACACAATATGTCTTAAAAACAAAAGGGAAACAAATACGTCCTTTGCTGGTTTTTCTTTCGGCGAAATTATTCGGGGAAATAGGAGAAAAAAGTTATGCTGCCGCATCATTGGTGGAACTATTACATACCGCTTCGTTGGTACATGATGATGTAGTGGATGATGCCAATGAAAGACGTGGACTTTTCTCTGTCTATGCTCTCTGGAAATCCAAAACGGCAGTGTTGTTTGGAGATTATTTATTGGCCAGGGGATTAATGGTGTCTGTAGAAAATCAGGCTTATGACTTGCTAAGAATTGTCTCATTGGCCGTAAAAGAAATGAGTGAAGGGGAATTATTACAACTGGAACATTCCCGTAAACAGAATATCACTGAAGAAGAGTATTTCACGGTTATCCGTAAAAAAACGGCGACACTTATTGCTGCATGTACCGAATCGGGAGCTCAATCAACCGGTGCAAACCCTGAACAGATAGAAAAGATGAAACAATTCGGAATATATCTGGGAATGATTTTTCAGATCAAAGATGATTTGTTTGATTATTTACCGACTGGGCTTGTAGGAAAACCTGCAGGAAATGACATCAAAGAAAAAAAATATACACTTCCTTTAATCTATGCCTTAGAGCAGACACCCGAAAATGACAGGAAAAAAATCATCAAACTGATCAACAGTTCGGCATCCGATTCAAAAAAACTAAAAACGGTCACTGATTTTGTCGTCCAAAACGGAGGATTGACTTATTGCTACAAGGTAATGGATGAATTCAGCCGGAAAGCCATAGATATTATACACAGCTTTCCGCAAAGTGATGTTACAACTGCTTTAGAAGAAGTGGTTTCTTATGTTGTTCAAAGAAAAAGTTAAGCCAACTAGTCTTTTTCTGATCCTCTGGGAATAAGCAATTCTGTAATCTTACCGATCAGATTCTTTAATCGCTTCTGGTCTCTTGATGTACTGATATCGATATTGCAAAAACTGGATTGATTCCGGTGTAATACCAAATAATATATACTGGAGACTAGAATGGCAGCTATCATTTCAAAATCGACATCCGATCCTTCAAAATATTTATTGAAACTATGCAGGATTTCACGTCCCATTTCCTCCCTAAGCCCTGCAATATATTTAGGAATCCCTTTGTTTTCCGATAATTCCCAAAGAAGGAAAGCCTGCAATTCTTCGTTCTTCATAACATCTTCGAACTGCTTTATGATCATATCCCTTCCCGATTCGATCAGATTTTTTCCATCGTTGTTAATTGGCTCCTGAAATACACCCAGCCAATAATCATTGGCAAGGACATACTGTTCCAGCAGATTATCAAAACTACCAAAATGATAATAGAGAGATGATTTATCCACTCCTGCAACTTCCGCCACCCTGTTCACACCTAATTTTTGATATCCTTCCTTACGGAGGACCGTACCAACAGCCTTAATAAATTTTTGTTTGCTGATGAGTTTCTTCTTAGTGCGCGTACCACTCCTTTTTTCTTTTTCCACCGTTGTAATAAATAAGATTGATCATGCAAATATAAATTGAATCTATTTATAATACAATACTTTGCAGTTATTTTTTTGCGTTTAATAAAATCATAAAAACCTGTTACTTTTTTACAGAATATATTTACAGGAAAACCATAGTGTCCCAAAATAACCAAAAAATATTCATTCCGTTACTTTAACTTAACCAAAGGTTGATTCAGCCCATTCACCACATTTTTCACGACCTCGTATTTTTTTATACTTTCAAAAAGCTTGGTTAAGTTTTTAAATCCATAAGCACGTGAATCAAAACTAGGATCGATTTTCCGTAAACTTAAACCTACCTGGGCAATATATACTTCATCATCCTCTCCCAAAGATATATTAAATGCTTTATCAATGAGGGCAATATCCAACTGTTCCCTTTTATGCTGAAGATTCTCTTTTTCAGGAGATAATTTCAGATTTCCGATTTCACTGATATCCTCAGTTGAAGCAATATTTTCCAGATAAGTGAAAATCTCACAGGATTGGATAAAAGCACTAGGTGTTTTCTTTTCCCCGATTCCCATTACAAATATACCCTCTTCCCGTATCCTTTTCGCTAAACCGGTATAATCACTATCACTGGATACAATACAAAACCCGTCTACATTTTTTCCGTGGAGGATATCCATAGCGTCTATAATCAGAGAACTGTCCGTGGAATTTTTACCGGTAGTATAGGAGAACTTTTGTACAGGATTAAAAGAATAAAGATTCAGACCTTCTTTCCATCCGTTCATTTGATTGGATGTCCAGTCGCCATATATTCTTCTTATGGTCGCTTTTCCATACTTTGAAACTTCTTCGAGAATGGCTTGAAAGAGTTTTGGCTGAGAGTTATCTCCATCAATTAAGACAGCGATATTAAATCCTTTCTTATCCATATTTTCAATTTTATTCGGCTGTGTTCAACTCAGGTTAATCATTTTATTCTTAATGCTTCTGTATTTTTAGCAATCTTATGCGAAGATAATATATAAAAAAACAAATATCAAACTTTTCTTCCCGATAACCGTTATTACTCCTGTAATCCTTATCTTTTTTATTAATATCAACTCCGGATTTTCGAATCGCTTTGCTTCCGATACTTTAGTAAGTAAAATCCGGTTGTTCAATTTATTCATTTCAGTACCTGAAAATATCAGTTCAGGATATTTTTCCGCCAAAGACCTTTTTTCCTTAATAATTTCACCAAATGAATAGACAGAGTTTGAAATGACAAGAAAAAAAAATAAATACTGGCTTCTGTTAATCATATTATTTCCGTTTTCTGTAGCCGGTTCCGATATCGAAAAAAAAATATCCGCACCTAAAGTTGGAGTGGTTCTTAGTGGAGGAGGAGCAAAAGGATTTGCGCACATTGGGGTATTGAAAGTATTGGAAGAGGAAGGTATTCCTGTTGATATTATTGTCGGTACCAGTATGGGAAGTCTTGTCGGTGGCGTTTATTCCCTGGGATATAATGCCGATGAAATTATGGAAATTGTCCATAAGATACAATGGGAATCTTTATTAAGTGACGCTGTACTGAGAACCGAACTTTCCTATAATGAAAAGACCCTTAGTCAACGATATCAACTATCATTGCCACAGAGTGCAAAAGGAGCATTGACACTTCCCAAAGGACTGGTCAGGGGGCAAAATGTGATCAATCTTTTTTGCGGACTGACGGCTAATGTACCTGTTGATGCCGATTTTTTATCCTTCCCGATACCATATGCATGTGTAGCAGCCAACATACAAACAGGCGAGGAAGTAGTAATGACCGATGGTTTCTTACCGGAAGCTATGTTCGCCAGTATGGCTTTCCCGGGTTTTTTCCATCCGATGGAACGAAACGGCAAATTACTGATAGATGGTGGTGTTGTGAATAATTTCCCGGTAGATGTCGCTAAAAATATGGGGGCGGATATTATCATTGGTGTTGATGTGACCGGAAATTTTACCGGAAAAGAAGATTTTCAATCTATGTTTGGGATACTTGGACAACTTGTCTGCTTTATGGGAATGGAAAAAGATTCGCTGAACAAGGCCCTTTGTGATATTACTATTCGTCCTGACATAACGGGTTATTCGGTAGCGAGTTTCAATCATGCAGCCGCAGACACTTTAATTAACCGGGGGATAGCTGCAGCTGATTCATTCAGGGAAGTACTCCGGAAACTGAAAACAGAACATGGACTTTGCAAGGAAAACAACAAAGAGAAACTGGTTTTATCTGAAAAGTGGAAAATCACGAAGATATCCATATCCGATGATCTGGAAATAGATAAAAGCATCATCCTTCATAAGATGTCACTTGAAATTCCCGGTGTATACTCCTATGAAGAAATAAAGGCATCAATTGACCGGCTTTACGGTACGGATGGTTTTGAACGCGTTTATTTCAGCCTTAATGATAATCAAAACGGAAAAACGTTGAATCTGAATATTACTCCTAAAAAATCTATTTCATTAAACATTGGTTTTAAAGCTAATACAACCGATGCTGCCGCAGTACTCCTGAATGCTACCCGCAAAGATATATCCAAGACCATCGGATATTTTTCATCCGGCGCGGAACTATCTATCAATCCGGGAGTTACCATGATTGCTGAAACCAAAGGTATCGGCTTTCCTACATTGGGATTCATGATGAAAGCTAAATACCAGAATTACAGATTCTTTCAGGATGGAAAAAAGCAATTTTCTTCCGATATTTTTCATGCAAGCGCTTCCGTTTATGTTGACAGACGACTGAATAACGGATTGACCTTAAGTGTAGGAACAGTCTTCGATTATTTTAATAAAAATACCTTTTATAAATCCGATTATATCCCTCCTGACTTGAAAAATAAAGCAGAAGTGATGGCAAATGGCTACATTTCATTCCAGTGTGATAATTTGAATAATTTTTATTTTCCGACCAGAGGGGTAAGTTTCCTTATTAAATATTCGATTTATACACCGTTGAGGAGTGAAAAAGAATTCGGCAATGACATACTGGTGAATTTCCGGTCGGCGGTTCCTGCCGGAAAGAGAACTACATTTTTGTTTGATATATATAACAGGTCATTACTGAATGAGCATTACCCGCATATTAAATCGAACCTGGTCGGAGGCGAAGGTTATTCCATTTATTTCGAAAATCACCTTCCATTAACGGGAATGCCTCCGTTTACCATCGCCGGAGAGCAGGCTACTGTGTTGAAAGCAGGGGTCAGATTCAGGCTTTTCAAAAACCACTTTCTCACCTTCTCATATAATGAACTGTATCAGGGCAACAAGAGGTTTCAATTCAATGAAAATATGACCATCAGAGGGGCAAGTGCAAATTTTGCCCTAAAAACAATATTGGGTCCTATTGACGTTGGCGCCGGACTCCATTTTTCAAAAGAGTATTGTAAGCCGGGATTTTCTGCCAACTTAGGACTTTGGTTCTAGTCAAACAAGAACAGTTCGGCACATTTTATTGAAAGTTCAATCGATGAAAGATAACTATTCCGGACAACAGTTTTTTGAATGATCAGGTTATTTTTGTTAATGACCTCATGGTAAATCCTGAAGTCATCAAATATTAATCAGCATAAAAATATAAATGTTATGGCAAAAATTTCGGAAATCATGCTCCTGCAACAAGCAGAACAACCTGCATTAACCATTGATGCGACAACTGATATGAATGGAATGTCGCAAATAATCGGTGAGAGTTTTATGAAAATTGCGGCATATATGGAAGAATGCGGCGAGATACCTACAGATATTCCTTTTGTCGCTTATCCGGATTTTGAAAGTTTGAATGAAAAGACGATCAGGATGACGATCGGATTCAAGCTGGCAAAAGCATTACCCGGAAAAGGGGAGATCAAATCAATTCGATTACCTGCAGAAAAGATAGTTTTTTGTCTTCACCGTGGGACTTATGACGAGCTGGCAAAATTATATAACGAAATGATGGAATGGATCAAAACCAAGGGGTATCATGGAACCGGAACATCGGTGGAATACTACTATACAGGTCCGGATGTTCCTGAAAGCGAGCATGTAACCAGAGTAGAGATGTCACTGAAATAAAAACATGTAAATCACTGGCATTCAAAATAAGACTTGTTCGTAAATACACGAATAAACAAAAATTTAAGTATTTACGGACAAGTTTTGGGATTTATCATTTTAATCAATATTCCATGGAGGAACGTTCATCATTTTTATATACATTTGTCTGTAAAATATATTATATAGTCTGATAATAAATGGGAAAGTTTGCTAAATGGATAGGTGGCGGATTAGGTTGGGCCTTTGGCGGACCTATCGGTGGAATATTAGGTTTTATGGCCGGATCACTTTTTGATAGTCTGGATGTCAATATTATCGGAAAACCGGACGGAAAGACTACTATGGGGGATTTTGCCGTAAGCCTGCTGGTACTGATTGCTGCCATCATGAAAGCCGATGGGAAAGTGCTGAAATCAGAACTGGATTATGTAAAACAATTTCTGAGACAGAATTTCGGCGAAAAAGAATCGGTTGAGGCTTTAGGTATGCTTAAGGAATTGTTGAAACAAAATATTCCCGTGGAAGAGGTCTGTGGACAGATACGTCGTCACCTTGACTATTCTTCCCGTCTGCAGCTGGTTCATTTTTTATTCAACCTGGCCAATATCGACGGTCCGGTAACACCTGCTGAACAACGCCTACTCGATATCATTTCCGTAAAT includes the following:
- a CDS encoding PepSY-like domain-containing protein encodes the protein MKKLIGLSLVVFLSFQLNAQTITKNYSNEEIGKMITDFQNAHSRNTTPSAEILQKFRTDFPNARDIEWEVGGDTYEVEFDVKYTDYKAYYDNKGNLLMYTYDLSPRQLPSIVKNAVMAKYHKYKIEDVNIIYQGTEVFYKVEIEHNEMPDMKLIVKEDGSLVKEWND
- a CDS encoding PepSY-like domain-containing protein; this encodes MKTNLLIFALVVSGFAFSSCDKDDDKVISKSDLPETAQAFLNTYFAGITETRVEKDNDNYDVYLSNGMEVEFDLNGNWNDIDGNRNPLPATILDQLPVTISEYLTLNHENASVFSIDKEPYGYEVDMSNGWDVKFNFEGKFLSQTID
- a CDS encoding alpha-L-fucosidase, with the protein product MIFPLSYSQEMNEMWGEQISGLNVQDAGRGQLFRDGNYAMFIHWGLYSQIANEWKGKTYYGIGEWIMNKNMANIPVKEYMEVAKDFNPVKFDAEGIVQLAKDAGMKYIIITSKHHDGFSMYHSKVNMFNIVDATPFARDPMKELAQACKNAGLGFGFYYSHNQDWTNPEGTIMPEESVDDPASFESYFKYKCLPQVEEITTQYGRIELVWFDTPGRISREKVQQLVDIVRKNQPQAYISGRVGHGLGDYTTLGDMEVPVRNHDGIWETVDVTNDSWGYAWYDQNWKNPKEILMRLISTVARGGTYMLNIGPKPDGSIPEQAAYSLRKSGEWIHRYPQVVYGTDASPWQHALPWGDITVKDKKLFLSVYEWPASGKIYLPGLQTDIVSVEILAGKKRSKLKFSKEQGWTILELPCIPPEELVSVVELTLKDKAKVETTQAIDPYMPLILPADFAETKNCRKNKKQWMEKFGEWKHVMQIDQWKEGSAAIWEINFKEAGDYMVELTYSGKGKLVWTIESETGTKIQNQQNSSAIYHTFPFGWLNIGKSGKQKITVTLQEGDRNAVSLMSLKLKKVN
- a CDS encoding HAMP domain-containing histidine kinase; amino-acid sequence: MRLADLLSYKLSFIFILIFTVWAGVYFVFQMMEIYDGIDEGLSNLRQELVVRANQDAQYVTDMAKHDPLNMILEEISYDKAKDIVDEFITTKVYFATELEDEEVRMLVSAFYCESNQRYYLLKIFTSTVESEDLIKNMLYLLLALWLSLAIAFIFGSKRIIRNSTKSFYHLLEMLKTFELNQLQTIDLPATSVKEFSELNKSVKKLLDNNIRVYNEQKNFIENASHEMQTPLAIVIGKLELLMDEPLSREQMEEISHVLNILNRMKRLNKQLLLLSKIRNNQFPEGSEIHFTDVFDNVIDEFQELIEHKGLTLNIRKEGDPVSIMNEDLAYIMITNLVKNAIAHNIRNGNIDICIKDDQMVISNTGKKIDSNVDIFERYNTGDHLPGSSGIGLSIVKSIADLYHFEISHKYNNQHITTLTIK